The following proteins are co-located in the Cydia pomonella isolate Wapato2018A chromosome 19, ilCydPomo1, whole genome shotgun sequence genome:
- the LOC133528138 gene encoding uncharacterized protein LOC133528138 isoform X1 yields the protein MDPVEEAVLVSKTPPVPDTPRVHAKCHNRPHTSPHVLSSGTSNPSTSGLQAQDSMKTHDEEVNTGRDKDNKEACVSDWLSGGPLGSKGVVLVFRSCVLASRTPSMESTTKSTGQNTGTAILLNKAKNMARRLVPEPHTFKPNNIMHEVMETFGNSNKFAGQAYVVRHVSESVCREKRIIYRKSPFPSQRLEVPETISIEEQGHETLEHKRDIEDVLKDLSKITLKKHLNIENTTANIKPPEDPPPPAVEEKKNKKNKGKNKRKTNIHKKISETNLQTGSPMDSDDSEQLVKEVDSVKVLESNCMPARLLKITYKLVNTETKLLNRLLQAHGLVESVPDAKDFNLLWSGLHPKPDVLRSLSPYQRVNHFPRSYELTRKDKLFKNIEKMQYFRGLKHFDFIPTTFLMPAEFKELCTAHYRTKGPWIVKPAASSRGRGIYIVNTPEQIPKGENVVVAKYIDKPLLIGGHKCDLRLYVCVTSIDPLLIYLYEEGLVRFATVKYDKTNKNLWNPCMHLCNYSINKYHTDYIKCDDPNAGNIGHKWTLSALLRHLRKQGRNTTALMASIEDLVVKSVLSSAQTITAAARVFVPNFFNCFELFGYDILVDDMLKPWLLEINLSPSLACESPLDARVKSALLADTLTLVGLPAVSMGKTEAAPQNSLKMRIGACRRVHSAENVCAGRTNNKPSGQTSPAALTSEELRLVRAVRAQYARRGGFVRIFPSQNSWQKYAQYLDPVSGIPVCSTSLNNNVPYNVVPHNYNLLVHAHVLPHFAHATAATSTSLAPQPMPTPTRLKRYETVTITSTAPAINLSEHTPTPAPNDSRHAKSLVKKQLADGMRLTMGEVRRAFGLYLTHVLKRISCPSNELGAAHAALVLRFLKRASNTLRMPYNVKGPSAKMCDKDRCAVVAKQLNDFLYMYYRETDLYTDSEDRENCVSNINFAQFLYSASEADLEDVLLLQLKMEHYVTLFLSDTRAPYCVDLPSAKLGGAARHTLLKYLACLAPINTRRYRYLSDTRAPYCVDLPSAKLGGAARHTLLKYLACLAPINTRRYRYLSDTRAPYCVDLPSAKLGGAARHTLLKYLACLAPINTRRYRYLSDTRAPYCVDLPSAKLGGAARHTLLKYLACLAPINTRRYRPPSDTSSKTEAEDSINSSLPSFTDSDVVIKESMKQEKPLPQALKYARS from the exons TCCACATGTCCTATCATCAGGAACATCAAATCCGTCTACCTCCGGCCTTCAAGCGCAAGACAGCATGAAAACACATGACGAAGAAGTCAATACAGGAAGAGATAAGGACAATAAGGAGGCATGTGTGTCCGACTGGCTTTCAG GCGGACCCCTCGGCTCCAAAGGTGTGGTACTCGTGTTCCGATCATGTGTCCTGGCCTCCCGAACTCCCTCCATGGAATCAACCACCAAATCTACAGGGCAAAACACAG GCACCGCTATCTTACTAAATAAAGCGAAAAACATGGCGAGACGACTAGTCCCCGAGCCCCACACGTTCAAACCCAACAACATCATGCACGAAGTCATGGAGACGTTCGGCAATAGCAACAAATTCGCAGGACAGGCTTATGTCGTCCGTCATGTCAGTGAATCAG TTTGTCGCGAAAAACGTATTATTTACCGAAAGTCCCCTTTCCCCAGCCAGAGATTGG AAGTACCAGAGACAATATCAATAGAAGAACAGGGACACGAAACCTTGGAACATAAGAGGGACATAGAGGATGTGTTGAAAGACCTGAGCAAGATCACGCTGAAGAAACATCTGAACATCGAGAATACAACCGCGAACATCAAGCCACCCGAAGATCCCCCACCTCCCGCTGTCG AAGAGAAAAAGAACAAGAAGAACAAAgggaaaaacaaaagaaaaacaaatatacataaGAAAATTTCCGAAACTAATCTTCAGACTGGCAGCCCCATGGATAGCGACGATTCGGAGCAACTAGTCAAAGAGGTGGACAGCGTCAAG GTCCTGGAAAGCAACTGCATGCCCGCCCGGCTACTCAAAATCACGTACAAACTAGTCAACACAGAAACCAAACTGCTCAACCGATTACTCCAAGCCCATGGACTCGTGGAGTCCGTGCCCGACGCCAAAGATTTCAACCTCTTGTGGTCCGGCCTCCACCCTAAACCAGATGTACTGAGATCCCTATCGCCTTATCAACGAGTCAACCATTTTCCGAG ATCATACGAGCTCACACGCAAAGACAAGCTATTCAAGAACATCGAGAAAATGCAGTACTTCCGCGGCCTGAAGCACTTTGACTTCATACCCACTACATTTCTCATGCCGGCCGAGTTTAAGGAATTATGCACGGCGCATTATAGGACCAAAGGACCGTGGATAGTCAAACCTGCTGCGTCTAGTAGAGGACGGGGGATTTATATAGTTAATACT CCCGAACAAATCCCAAAAGGCGAGAACGTGGTCGTAGCCAAATACATAGACAAGCCACTCCTCATAGGCGGACACAAATGCGACCTCCGCCTCTATGTGTGCGTGACGTCCATAGACCCGCTTCTTATATACTTGTATGAGGAAGGATTGGTGCGGTTCGCGACCGTCAAGTATGATAAGACGAACAAGAATCTTTGGAACCCGTGCATGCATTTATGCAACTATAGCATTAATAAATATCATACTGATTATATCAA ATGCGATGACCCAAACGCTGGCAACATCGGCCACAAATGGACTCTGTCCGCACTCCTGCGCCATCTACGAAAGCAGGGCCGCAACACCACCGCCCTCATGGCATCCATTGAGGACTTGGTCGTCAAGTCCGTTCTGTCCTCGGCTCAAACTATAACTGCCGCTGCGAGGGTGTTCGTGCCTAACTTCTTCAACTGCTTTG AGTTATTCGGGTATGACATCCTCGTCGACGACATGCTGAAGCCGTGGCTTCTTGAAATCAACTTATCACCCAG CTTAGCCTGCGAAAGTCCCCTGGACGCACGCGTCAAGTCGGCGCTTCTAGCTGACACGCTCACTCTAGTAGGGCTCCCGGCCGTGTCCATGGGCAAAACGGAGGCTGCGCCGCAGAACTCGCTCAAGATGAGGATCGGAGCG TGTCGGCGGGTCCATTCCGCCGAGAACGTCTGCGCGGGTCGCACAAACAACAAACCCAGCGGACAAACCTCACCCGCGGCGCTCACGAGCGAAGAGCTACGTCTTGTTCGAGCAGTCCGTGCGCAGTACGCCAGGCGGGGAGGCTTCGTGCGCATCTTCCCCAGCCAGAACAGCTGGCAGAAGTACGCGCAGTACCTCG ACCCAGTCTCCGGTATCCCAGTATGCTCAACCTCCCTCAACAACAACGTGCCATACAACGTGGTTCCGCACAACTACAACTTGCTGGTTCACGCGCACGTGTTGCCGCACTTCGCGCACGCCACGGCCGCCACCAGCACCAGCCTCGCGCCGCAGCCCATGCCCACTCCGACCAG ATTAAAACGTTACGAGACAGTAACCATAACCAGTACAGCGCCGGCCATCAATTTATCCGAGCACACGCCTACACCCGCTCCCAACGACTCGCGGCACGCTAAATCACTTGTTAAGAAACAGCTCGCCGACGGAATGAGACTTAC GATGGGAGAAGTTCGTCGCGCCTTCGGCCTGTACCTGACCCACGTCCTCAAGCGCATCTCGTGCCCCTCCAACGAGCTGGGCGCGGCTCACGCGGCGCTCGTGCTGCGCTTCCTCAAGCGCGCCTCCAACACGCTCCGGATGCCTTACAATGTAAAG GGCCCCTCAGCCAAGATGTGCGACAAGGACCGCTGCGCTGTCGTCGCTAAGCAGCTCAACGATTTCCTCTACATGTACTATCGGGAGACGGACTTATACACCGACAGCGAAGACAGAGAGAACTGTGTTTCCAACATCAACTTTGCGCAGTTCCTCTATTCTGCCAG CGAAGCGGACCTGGAGGACGTGCTGCTCCTCCAACTGAAGATGGAGCACTACGTGACCCTGTTCCTGAGCGACACGCGAGCGCCGTACTGCGTGGACCTCCCCTCCGCCAAGCTCGGCGGCGCCGCGCGCCACACGCTGCTCAAGTACCTCGCCTGCCTCGCGCCCATCAACACCAGGCGATACAGGTACCTGAGCGACACGCGAGCGCCGTACTGCGTGGACCTCCCCTCCGCCAAGCTCGGCGGCGCCGCGCGCCACACGCTGCTCAAGTACCTCGCCTGCCTCGCGCCCATCAACACCAGGCGATACAGGTACCTGAGCGACACGCGAGCGCCGTACTGCGTGGACCTCCCCTCCGCCAAGCTCGGCGGCGCCGCGCGCCACACGCTGCTCAAGTACCTCGCCTGCCTCGCGCCCATCAACACCAGGCGATACAGGTACCTGAGCGACACGCGAGCGCCGTACTGCGTGGACCTCCCCTCCGCCAAGCTCGGCGGCGCCGCGCGCCACACGCTGCTCAAGTACCTCGCCTGCCTCGCGCCCATCAACACCAGGCGGTACAG GCCGCCCTCGGACACATCCAGCAAAACCGAAGCCGAAGACTCCATAAACTCCTCGTTGCCTTCCTTCACCGACTCCGACGTGGTCATCAAGGAGTCCATGAAGCAGGAGAAACCGCTGCCCCAAGCCTTGAAGTACGCGCGATCATAG
- the LOC133528138 gene encoding uncharacterized protein LOC133528138 isoform X2: MDPVEEAVLVSKTPPVPDTPRVHAKCHNRPHTSPHVLSSGTSNPSTSGLQAQDSMKTHDEEVNTGRDKDNKEACVSDWLSGGPLGSKGVVLVFRSCVLASRTPSMESTTKSTGQNTGTAILLNKAKNMARRLVPEPHTFKPNNIMHEVMETFGNSNKFAGQAYVVRHVSESVCREKRIIYRKSPFPSQRLEVPETISIEEQGHETLEHKRDIEDVLKDLSKITLKKHLNIENTTANIKPPEDPPPPAVEEKKNKKNKGKNKRKTNIHKKISETNLQTGSPMDSDDSEQLVKEVDSVKVLESNCMPARLLKITYKLVNTETKLLNRLLQAHGLVESVPDAKDFNLLWSGLHPKPDVLRSLSPYQRVNHFPRSYELTRKDKLFKNIEKMQYFRGLKHFDFIPTTFLMPAEFKELCTAHYRTKGPWIVKPAASSRGRGIYIVNTPEQIPKGENVVVAKYIDKPLLIGGHKCDLRLYVCVTSIDPLLIYLYEEGLVRFATVKYDKTNKNLWNPCMHLCNYSINKYHTDYIKCDDPNAGNIGHKWTLSALLRHLRKQGRNTTALMASIEDLVVKSVLSSAQTITAAARVFVPNFFNCFELFGYDILVDDMLKPWLLEINLSPSLACESPLDARVKSALLADTLTLVGLPAVSMGKTEAAPQNSLKMRIGACRRVHSAENVCAGRTNNKPSGQTSPAALTSEELRLVRAVRAQYARRGGFVRIFPSQNSWQKYAQYLDPVSGIPVCSTSLNNNVPYNVVPHNYNLLVHAHVLPHFAHATAATSTSLAPQPMPTPTRLKRYETVTITSTAPAINLSEHTPTPAPNDSRHAKSLVKKQLADGMRLTMGEVRRAFGLYLTHVLKRISCPSNELGAAHAALVLRFLKRASNTLRMPYNGPSAKMCDKDRCAVVAKQLNDFLYMYYRETDLYTDSEDRENCVSNINFAQFLYSASEADLEDVLLLQLKMEHYVTLFLSDTRAPYCVDLPSAKLGGAARHTLLKYLACLAPINTRRYRYLSDTRAPYCVDLPSAKLGGAARHTLLKYLACLAPINTRRYRYLSDTRAPYCVDLPSAKLGGAARHTLLKYLACLAPINTRRYRYLSDTRAPYCVDLPSAKLGGAARHTLLKYLACLAPINTRRYRPPSDTSSKTEAEDSINSSLPSFTDSDVVIKESMKQEKPLPQALKYARS, encoded by the exons TCCACATGTCCTATCATCAGGAACATCAAATCCGTCTACCTCCGGCCTTCAAGCGCAAGACAGCATGAAAACACATGACGAAGAAGTCAATACAGGAAGAGATAAGGACAATAAGGAGGCATGTGTGTCCGACTGGCTTTCAG GCGGACCCCTCGGCTCCAAAGGTGTGGTACTCGTGTTCCGATCATGTGTCCTGGCCTCCCGAACTCCCTCCATGGAATCAACCACCAAATCTACAGGGCAAAACACAG GCACCGCTATCTTACTAAATAAAGCGAAAAACATGGCGAGACGACTAGTCCCCGAGCCCCACACGTTCAAACCCAACAACATCATGCACGAAGTCATGGAGACGTTCGGCAATAGCAACAAATTCGCAGGACAGGCTTATGTCGTCCGTCATGTCAGTGAATCAG TTTGTCGCGAAAAACGTATTATTTACCGAAAGTCCCCTTTCCCCAGCCAGAGATTGG AAGTACCAGAGACAATATCAATAGAAGAACAGGGACACGAAACCTTGGAACATAAGAGGGACATAGAGGATGTGTTGAAAGACCTGAGCAAGATCACGCTGAAGAAACATCTGAACATCGAGAATACAACCGCGAACATCAAGCCACCCGAAGATCCCCCACCTCCCGCTGTCG AAGAGAAAAAGAACAAGAAGAACAAAgggaaaaacaaaagaaaaacaaatatacataaGAAAATTTCCGAAACTAATCTTCAGACTGGCAGCCCCATGGATAGCGACGATTCGGAGCAACTAGTCAAAGAGGTGGACAGCGTCAAG GTCCTGGAAAGCAACTGCATGCCCGCCCGGCTACTCAAAATCACGTACAAACTAGTCAACACAGAAACCAAACTGCTCAACCGATTACTCCAAGCCCATGGACTCGTGGAGTCCGTGCCCGACGCCAAAGATTTCAACCTCTTGTGGTCCGGCCTCCACCCTAAACCAGATGTACTGAGATCCCTATCGCCTTATCAACGAGTCAACCATTTTCCGAG ATCATACGAGCTCACACGCAAAGACAAGCTATTCAAGAACATCGAGAAAATGCAGTACTTCCGCGGCCTGAAGCACTTTGACTTCATACCCACTACATTTCTCATGCCGGCCGAGTTTAAGGAATTATGCACGGCGCATTATAGGACCAAAGGACCGTGGATAGTCAAACCTGCTGCGTCTAGTAGAGGACGGGGGATTTATATAGTTAATACT CCCGAACAAATCCCAAAAGGCGAGAACGTGGTCGTAGCCAAATACATAGACAAGCCACTCCTCATAGGCGGACACAAATGCGACCTCCGCCTCTATGTGTGCGTGACGTCCATAGACCCGCTTCTTATATACTTGTATGAGGAAGGATTGGTGCGGTTCGCGACCGTCAAGTATGATAAGACGAACAAGAATCTTTGGAACCCGTGCATGCATTTATGCAACTATAGCATTAATAAATATCATACTGATTATATCAA ATGCGATGACCCAAACGCTGGCAACATCGGCCACAAATGGACTCTGTCCGCACTCCTGCGCCATCTACGAAAGCAGGGCCGCAACACCACCGCCCTCATGGCATCCATTGAGGACTTGGTCGTCAAGTCCGTTCTGTCCTCGGCTCAAACTATAACTGCCGCTGCGAGGGTGTTCGTGCCTAACTTCTTCAACTGCTTTG AGTTATTCGGGTATGACATCCTCGTCGACGACATGCTGAAGCCGTGGCTTCTTGAAATCAACTTATCACCCAG CTTAGCCTGCGAAAGTCCCCTGGACGCACGCGTCAAGTCGGCGCTTCTAGCTGACACGCTCACTCTAGTAGGGCTCCCGGCCGTGTCCATGGGCAAAACGGAGGCTGCGCCGCAGAACTCGCTCAAGATGAGGATCGGAGCG TGTCGGCGGGTCCATTCCGCCGAGAACGTCTGCGCGGGTCGCACAAACAACAAACCCAGCGGACAAACCTCACCCGCGGCGCTCACGAGCGAAGAGCTACGTCTTGTTCGAGCAGTCCGTGCGCAGTACGCCAGGCGGGGAGGCTTCGTGCGCATCTTCCCCAGCCAGAACAGCTGGCAGAAGTACGCGCAGTACCTCG ACCCAGTCTCCGGTATCCCAGTATGCTCAACCTCCCTCAACAACAACGTGCCATACAACGTGGTTCCGCACAACTACAACTTGCTGGTTCACGCGCACGTGTTGCCGCACTTCGCGCACGCCACGGCCGCCACCAGCACCAGCCTCGCGCCGCAGCCCATGCCCACTCCGACCAG ATTAAAACGTTACGAGACAGTAACCATAACCAGTACAGCGCCGGCCATCAATTTATCCGAGCACACGCCTACACCCGCTCCCAACGACTCGCGGCACGCTAAATCACTTGTTAAGAAACAGCTCGCCGACGGAATGAGACTTAC GATGGGAGAAGTTCGTCGCGCCTTCGGCCTGTACCTGACCCACGTCCTCAAGCGCATCTCGTGCCCCTCCAACGAGCTGGGCGCGGCTCACGCGGCGCTCGTGCTGCGCTTCCTCAAGCGCGCCTCCAACACGCTCCGGATGCCTTACAAT GGCCCCTCAGCCAAGATGTGCGACAAGGACCGCTGCGCTGTCGTCGCTAAGCAGCTCAACGATTTCCTCTACATGTACTATCGGGAGACGGACTTATACACCGACAGCGAAGACAGAGAGAACTGTGTTTCCAACATCAACTTTGCGCAGTTCCTCTATTCTGCCAG CGAAGCGGACCTGGAGGACGTGCTGCTCCTCCAACTGAAGATGGAGCACTACGTGACCCTGTTCCTGAGCGACACGCGAGCGCCGTACTGCGTGGACCTCCCCTCCGCCAAGCTCGGCGGCGCCGCGCGCCACACGCTGCTCAAGTACCTCGCCTGCCTCGCGCCCATCAACACCAGGCGATACAGGTACCTGAGCGACACGCGAGCGCCGTACTGCGTGGACCTCCCCTCCGCCAAGCTCGGCGGCGCCGCGCGCCACACGCTGCTCAAGTACCTCGCCTGCCTCGCGCCCATCAACACCAGGCGATACAGGTACCTGAGCGACACGCGAGCGCCGTACTGCGTGGACCTCCCCTCCGCCAAGCTCGGCGGCGCCGCGCGCCACACGCTGCTCAAGTACCTCGCCTGCCTCGCGCCCATCAACACCAGGCGATACAGGTACCTGAGCGACACGCGAGCGCCGTACTGCGTGGACCTCCCCTCCGCCAAGCTCGGCGGCGCCGCGCGCCACACGCTGCTCAAGTACCTCGCCTGCCTCGCGCCCATCAACACCAGGCGGTACAG GCCGCCCTCGGACACATCCAGCAAAACCGAAGCCGAAGACTCCATAAACTCCTCGTTGCCTTCCTTCACCGACTCCGACGTGGTCATCAAGGAGTCCATGAAGCAGGAGAAACCGCTGCCCCAAGCCTTGAAGTACGCGCGATCATAG
- the LOC133528138 gene encoding tubulin polyglutamylase TTLL5 isoform X5: MDPVEEAVLVSKTPPVPDTPRVHAKCHNRPHTSPHVLSSGTSNPSTSGLQAQDSMKTHDEEVNTGRDKDNKEACVSDWLSGGPLGSKGVVLVFRSCVLASRTPSMESTTKSTGQNTGTAILLNKAKNMARRLVPEPHTFKPNNIMHEVMETFGNSNKFAGQAYVVRHVSESVCREKRIIYRKSPFPSQRLEVPETISIEEQGHETLEHKRDIEDVLKDLSKITLKKHLNIENTTANIKPPEDPPPPAVEEKKNKKNKGKNKRKTNIHKKISETNLQTGSPMDSDDSEQLVKEVDSVKVLESNCMPARLLKITYKLVNTETKLLNRLLQAHGLVESVPDAKDFNLLWSGLHPKPDVLRSLSPYQRVNHFPRSYELTRKDKLFKNIEKMQYFRGLKHFDFIPTTFLMPAEFKELCTAHYRTKGPWIVKPAASSRGRGIYIVNTPEQIPKGENVVVAKYIDKPLLIGGHKCDLRLYVCVTSIDPLLIYLYEEGLVRFATVKYDKTNKNLWNPCMHLCNYSINKYHTDYIKCDDPNAGNIGHKWTLSALLRHLRKQGRNTTALMASIEDLVVKSVLSSAQTITAAARVFVPNFFNCFELFGYDILVDDMLKPWLLEINLSPSLACESPLDARVKSALLADTLTLVGLPAVSMGKTEAAPQNSLKMRIGACRRVHSAENVCAGRTNNKPSGQTSPAALTSEELRLVRAVRAQYARRGGFVRIFPSQNSWQKYAQYLDPVSGIPVCSTSLNNNVPYNVVPHNYNLLVHAHVLPHFAHATAATSTSLAPQPMPTPTRLKRYETVTITSTAPAINLSEHTPTPAPNDSRHAKSLVKKQLADGMRLTMGEVRRAFGLYLTHVLKRISCPSNELGAAHAALVLRFLKRASNTLRMPYNVKGPSAKMCDKDRCAVVAKQLNDFLYMYYRETDLYTDSEDRENCVSNINFAQFLYSASEADLEDVLLLQLKMEHYVTLFLSDTRAPYCVDLPSAKLGGAARHTLLKYLACLAPINTRRYRYLSDTRAPYCVDLPSAKLGGAARHTLLKYLACLAPINTRRYRYLSDTRAPYCVDLPSAKLGGAARHTLLKYLACLAPINTRRYRPPSDTSSKTEAEDSINSSLPSFTDSDVVIKESMKQEKPLPQALKYARS, from the exons TCCACATGTCCTATCATCAGGAACATCAAATCCGTCTACCTCCGGCCTTCAAGCGCAAGACAGCATGAAAACACATGACGAAGAAGTCAATACAGGAAGAGATAAGGACAATAAGGAGGCATGTGTGTCCGACTGGCTTTCAG GCGGACCCCTCGGCTCCAAAGGTGTGGTACTCGTGTTCCGATCATGTGTCCTGGCCTCCCGAACTCCCTCCATGGAATCAACCACCAAATCTACAGGGCAAAACACAG GCACCGCTATCTTACTAAATAAAGCGAAAAACATGGCGAGACGACTAGTCCCCGAGCCCCACACGTTCAAACCCAACAACATCATGCACGAAGTCATGGAGACGTTCGGCAATAGCAACAAATTCGCAGGACAGGCTTATGTCGTCCGTCATGTCAGTGAATCAG TTTGTCGCGAAAAACGTATTATTTACCGAAAGTCCCCTTTCCCCAGCCAGAGATTGG AAGTACCAGAGACAATATCAATAGAAGAACAGGGACACGAAACCTTGGAACATAAGAGGGACATAGAGGATGTGTTGAAAGACCTGAGCAAGATCACGCTGAAGAAACATCTGAACATCGAGAATACAACCGCGAACATCAAGCCACCCGAAGATCCCCCACCTCCCGCTGTCG AAGAGAAAAAGAACAAGAAGAACAAAgggaaaaacaaaagaaaaacaaatatacataaGAAAATTTCCGAAACTAATCTTCAGACTGGCAGCCCCATGGATAGCGACGATTCGGAGCAACTAGTCAAAGAGGTGGACAGCGTCAAG GTCCTGGAAAGCAACTGCATGCCCGCCCGGCTACTCAAAATCACGTACAAACTAGTCAACACAGAAACCAAACTGCTCAACCGATTACTCCAAGCCCATGGACTCGTGGAGTCCGTGCCCGACGCCAAAGATTTCAACCTCTTGTGGTCCGGCCTCCACCCTAAACCAGATGTACTGAGATCCCTATCGCCTTATCAACGAGTCAACCATTTTCCGAG ATCATACGAGCTCACACGCAAAGACAAGCTATTCAAGAACATCGAGAAAATGCAGTACTTCCGCGGCCTGAAGCACTTTGACTTCATACCCACTACATTTCTCATGCCGGCCGAGTTTAAGGAATTATGCACGGCGCATTATAGGACCAAAGGACCGTGGATAGTCAAACCTGCTGCGTCTAGTAGAGGACGGGGGATTTATATAGTTAATACT CCCGAACAAATCCCAAAAGGCGAGAACGTGGTCGTAGCCAAATACATAGACAAGCCACTCCTCATAGGCGGACACAAATGCGACCTCCGCCTCTATGTGTGCGTGACGTCCATAGACCCGCTTCTTATATACTTGTATGAGGAAGGATTGGTGCGGTTCGCGACCGTCAAGTATGATAAGACGAACAAGAATCTTTGGAACCCGTGCATGCATTTATGCAACTATAGCATTAATAAATATCATACTGATTATATCAA ATGCGATGACCCAAACGCTGGCAACATCGGCCACAAATGGACTCTGTCCGCACTCCTGCGCCATCTACGAAAGCAGGGCCGCAACACCACCGCCCTCATGGCATCCATTGAGGACTTGGTCGTCAAGTCCGTTCTGTCCTCGGCTCAAACTATAACTGCCGCTGCGAGGGTGTTCGTGCCTAACTTCTTCAACTGCTTTG AGTTATTCGGGTATGACATCCTCGTCGACGACATGCTGAAGCCGTGGCTTCTTGAAATCAACTTATCACCCAG CTTAGCCTGCGAAAGTCCCCTGGACGCACGCGTCAAGTCGGCGCTTCTAGCTGACACGCTCACTCTAGTAGGGCTCCCGGCCGTGTCCATGGGCAAAACGGAGGCTGCGCCGCAGAACTCGCTCAAGATGAGGATCGGAGCG TGTCGGCGGGTCCATTCCGCCGAGAACGTCTGCGCGGGTCGCACAAACAACAAACCCAGCGGACAAACCTCACCCGCGGCGCTCACGAGCGAAGAGCTACGTCTTGTTCGAGCAGTCCGTGCGCAGTACGCCAGGCGGGGAGGCTTCGTGCGCATCTTCCCCAGCCAGAACAGCTGGCAGAAGTACGCGCAGTACCTCG ACCCAGTCTCCGGTATCCCAGTATGCTCAACCTCCCTCAACAACAACGTGCCATACAACGTGGTTCCGCACAACTACAACTTGCTGGTTCACGCGCACGTGTTGCCGCACTTCGCGCACGCCACGGCCGCCACCAGCACCAGCCTCGCGCCGCAGCCCATGCCCACTCCGACCAG ATTAAAACGTTACGAGACAGTAACCATAACCAGTACAGCGCCGGCCATCAATTTATCCGAGCACACGCCTACACCCGCTCCCAACGACTCGCGGCACGCTAAATCACTTGTTAAGAAACAGCTCGCCGACGGAATGAGACTTAC GATGGGAGAAGTTCGTCGCGCCTTCGGCCTGTACCTGACCCACGTCCTCAAGCGCATCTCGTGCCCCTCCAACGAGCTGGGCGCGGCTCACGCGGCGCTCGTGCTGCGCTTCCTCAAGCGCGCCTCCAACACGCTCCGGATGCCTTACAATGTAAAG GGCCCCTCAGCCAAGATGTGCGACAAGGACCGCTGCGCTGTCGTCGCTAAGCAGCTCAACGATTTCCTCTACATGTACTATCGGGAGACGGACTTATACACCGACAGCGAAGACAGAGAGAACTGTGTTTCCAACATCAACTTTGCGCAGTTCCTCTATTCTGCCAG CGAAGCGGACCTGGAGGACGTGCTGCTCCTCCAACTGAAGATGGAGCACTACGTGACCCTGTTCCTGAGCGACACGCGAGCGCCGTACTGCGTGGACCTCCCCTCCGCCAAGCTCGGCGGCGCCGCGCGCCACACGCTGCTCAAGTACCTCGCCTGCCTCGCGCCCATCAACACCAGGCGATACAGGTACCTGAGCGACACGCGAGCGCCGTACTGCGTGGACCTCCCCTCCGCCAAGCTCGGCGGCGCCGCGCGCCACACGCTGCTCAAGTACCTCGCCTGCCTCGCGCCCATCAACACCAGGCGATACAGGTACCTGAGCGACACGCGAGCGCCGTACTGCGTGGACCTCCCCTCCGCCAAGCTCGGCGGCGCCGCGCGCCACACGCTGCTCAAGTACCTCGCCTGCCTCGCGCCCATCAACACCAGGCGATACAG GCCGCCCTCGGACACATCCAGCAAAACCGAAGCCGAAGACTCCATAAACTCCTCGTTGCCTTCCTTCACCGACTCCGACGTGGTCATCAAGGAGTCCATGAAGCAGGAGAAACCGCTGCCCCAAGCCTTGAAGTACGCGCGATCATAG